In one window of Gymnogyps californianus isolate 813 chromosome 9, ASM1813914v2, whole genome shotgun sequence DNA:
- the CD99L2 gene encoding CD99 antigen-like protein 2, with amino-acid sequence MAGRRLLGLLFAFAALLGAASTTSADSLSPGHGDDPGDFSLEDALYDLSTKRPTPKGPRKPAGETGFDLADYFDTPLETTTKPAKPTPKPFPGPGKPDNSFWDVIRTTTTKQPKTTRAPPKHNPAKQPMDFDLADALDDKNDGKDAGRPDVRPGEAFSDDDLASIVDGGYSPDKKKGAGGSTDSDYGGGTVAETGTIAGIASALAMALIGAVSSYISYQQKKFCFSIQQGLNAEYVKGENMEAVISEEPQVKYSVPAAQSAEPPKQDSAKM; translated from the exons CGAGTACAACCAGTGCTGATTCTTTGTCTCCAGGTCATGGGGACGACCCAGGTGACTTCAGCCTAGAAGATGCCCTGTATGACCTCAGCACCAAGCGAC CCACTCCCAAGGGCCCCAGAAAGCCGGCAGGTGAGACAG GCTTTGATTTGGCTGATTACTTTGACACCCCTCTGGAGACTACCACCAAACCAGCCAAGCCAACTCCGAAACCCTTCCCCGGGCCAGGGAAGCCAG ACAACAGCTTTTGGGATGTCATCCGCACCACCACGACCAAGCAGCCAAAAACTACAAGGGCCCCACCCAAGCATAACCCAG CAAAGCAGCCTATGGATTTTGACTTGGCTGATGCCCTTGATGATAAGAATGATGGGAAAGATGCTGGGAGGCCGGACGTAAGGCCGGGTGAAG cattttcagacGATGACCTGGCCAGCATTGTGGACGGCGGCTACAGCCCGGACAAGAAGAAAG GTGCTGGGGGCAGCACCGACAGCGACTACGGCGGAG GCACAGTGGCGGAGACGGGGACGATCGCCGGCATCGCCAGCGCCCTGGCCATGGCACTCATCGGGGCTGTCTCCAGCTACATCTCCTATCAGCAGAAGAAGTTCTGCTTCAGCATCCAGC AGGGACTTAACGCGGAATatgtgaaaggagaaaacatggAAGCTGTCATAAGCGAGGAACCCCAAG TTAAATATTCAGTACCGGCAGCACAGTCAGCAGAACCACCAAAACAAGACAGTGCGAAGATGTAA